A genome region from Brassica oleracea var. oleracea cultivar TO1000 chromosome C2, BOL, whole genome shotgun sequence includes the following:
- the LOC106320048 gene encoding L10-interacting MYB domain-containing protein translates to MSTHGESENERLRTVWTPEMDQYFIELMLEQVKRGNRFDDHLFSKRAWKLMSSAFTARFKFPYGKDVLKNRHKTLRNLFRSVKSLLREDGFSWDERTQMVVADNCVWDVYLKGHPHSRSFRIKSIPFYKDLCLIYSDGMSEQKAPENITEGDDNRLCESTKGSGISRCRTTWHPPMDRYFIGLMLDQARSGNQIEGAFRKQAWTEMVKLFNAKFDSSFTVDVLKNRYKTMRRQYNAIKSLLRSDGFCWDDERHMVTADDNVWQDYIKAHRDARQFMTRPIPYYKDLCVVCGDSEESDCFVATDWFDPEAEFHEGTTDLSSSGEEQDINSLFCEPKNKRDHQNGTSPVKLKKPRVDETKAMGIEDAVEAIQALPDMDEELILDACDLLEDDLKAKTFLALNVKLRKKWLLRKLRLHVT, encoded by the exons ATGAGCACGCATGGTGAAAGCGAAAACGAGCGACTAAGAACGGTGTGGACGCCAGAGATGGATCAGTACTTCATCGAGCTTATGTTGGAGCAGGTGAAGAGAGGGAACAGATTCGACGATCACTTATTCAGCAAACGTGCTTGGAAGCTCATGTCTTCTGCCTTCACCGCGAGGTTCAAGTTTCCTTACGGGAAAGACGTTTTGAAAAACAGGCACAAGACGTTGAGGAACTTGTTTAGATCTGTGAAGAGTCTCTTGAGAGAAGATGGGTTTAGCTGGGATGAAAGGACACAGATGGTGGTTGCTGATAATTGCGTTTGGGATGTCTATCTCAAG GGTCATCCTCATTCAAGATCTTTTCGAATAAAGTCGATTCCTTTTTATAAAGATCTGTGTTTGATTTACTCTGATGGAATGTCTGAGCAGAAAG CTCCAGAGAATATTACTGAGGGAGATGACAACAGACTATGTGAATCAACAAAAGGAAGCGGCATCTCAAGATGCAGGACTACTTGGCATCCTCCAATGGACCGCTATTTCATCGGTCTCATGTTGGACCAAGCGAGAAGTGGAAACCAGATTGAAGGTGCTTTTAGGAAACAAGCCTGGACTGAGATGGTTAAACTCTTCAACGCCAAGTTCGACTCTAGCTTTACTGTGGATGTCTTGAAGAACCGGTACAAGACTATGAGAAGGCAGTATAATGCGATCAAGAGTCTTCTTCGATCAGATGGGTTTTGTTGGGATGATGAGCGTCATATGGTTACAGCTGATGATAATGTCTGGCAAGACTATATAAAG GCTCATAGAGATGCAAGGCAATTCATGACTCGACCCATTCCATACTACAAAGATTTGTGTGTGGTCTGTGGAGATTCCGAGGAAAGTGACTGCTTTGTAGCTACGGACTGGTTTGATCCCGAAGCCGAGTTCCACGAGGGTACAACCGATTTGTCTAGTTCCGGTGAGGAACAAGACATCAACTCTCTTTTCTGTGAACCCAAGAACAAAAGAGATCATCAAAATGGTACAAGCCCTGTAAAGCTGAAGAAGCCTCGAGTTGATGAAACCAAAGCCATGGGAATAGAAGACGCGGTTGAGGCTATTCAAGCGTTACCAGACATGGATGAGGAGCTTATATTAGATGCTTGTGATCTGCTTGAAGATGACCTCAAGGCCAAGACTTTCTTGGCACTAAATGTGAAATTACGCAAGAAGTGGTTGTTAAGGAAACTCCGGCTTCATGTAACTTAA
- the LOC106323928 gene encoding uncharacterized protein LOC106323928, whose protein sequence is MQLVDIHNGANWLLPSARTERQLQLVMFVTTIPTYVALDAPSWSVGNVRQKTFISNKFWNAIRHVYPPVSWYALVWHMASIPRNATTTWLFVLNRNPTLDRIQQWYEDALTTCLFCGLANESRDHLFFECLFAHEVWLKINDRLNIPNPPAVWSDILLWLQVLLEFIWVYNNL, encoded by the coding sequence ATGCAACTGGTTGACATACACAATGGCGCTAATTGGCTGTTGCCATCTGCGAGGACAGAAAGACAGCTACAATTAGTGATGTTCGTGACCACTATACCAACTTATGTAGCCTTGGACGCTCCCAGTTGGTCGGTTGGGAATGTGAGACAGAAAACCTTTATCTCAAATAAATTTTGGAATGCAATAAGGCATGTGTACCCGCCAGTCTCTTGGTACGCTTTGGTGTGGCACATGGCTTCTATCCCGAGAAATGCTACAACCACGTGGCTTTTTGTTCTCAACAGAAACCCAACTCTCGATCGTATTCAGCAATGGTACGAGGATGCTCTTACAACTTGTCTCTTTTGCGGGTTAGCTAACGAGTCTCGGGATCATCTGTTTTTTGAGTGTCTCTTCGCTCATGAGGTGTGGTTAAAGATCAATGATAGACTGAATATTCCTAATCCTCCAGCTGTGTGGTCAGACATTCTTCTCTGGCTCCAAGTTCTGTTGGAATTCATATGGGTTTATAACAATTTATAA
- the LOC106323929 gene encoding putative pectinesterase/pectinesterase inhibitor 26: MDQALAKKLCEKSEDKAFCVSSLTSRHEAETATAPKLGVIALSVASTNASDTSLYIKSKLKQKNLEPALEDTLDDCSKNYLDAVAQLDAVAQLDDSLAALLANAYIDVDIWLNTAISDGEACEDALSERAGNDAELARRNTNFLKLCKDALLINTILTP; encoded by the exons ATGGATCAAG CCTTGGCAAAAAAACTATGCGAAAAATCTGAAGACAAAGCGTTTTGCGTTTCGAGCCTAACCTCGCGTCACGAAGCAGAAACCGCAACCGCACCAAAACTAGGCGTGATTGCGTTAAGTGTTGCGTCTACAAACGCTTCAGACACGTCTCTCTACATCAAATCGAAATTAAAACAGAAGAACCTCGAGCCCGCGTTGGAAGACACGTTAGATGATTGTTCTAAGAATTATTTAGACGCAGTCGCGCAGCTAGACGCAGTCGCGCAGCTAGACGATTCTCTCGCCGCTTTGCTGGCAAATGCGTACATCGATGTTGATATTTGGCTTAATACGGCGATTAGCGACGGAGAGGCTTGTGAAGACGCTTTGAGTGAACGTGCTGGTAATGACGCTGAGCTTGCTCGTAGGAACACTAACTTCTTGAAGCTTTGCAAGGACGCTCTTCTCATCAACACTATTTTAACTCCATAA